A region of Bacillus cabrialesii DNA encodes the following proteins:
- a CDS encoding calcium-translocating P-type ATPase, SERCA-type: MKFHEMGQTDLLEATNTSMKQGLTEKEVKKRLDKHGPNELQEGKKTSALLLFFAQFKDFMVLVLLAATLISGFLGEYVDAVAIIAIVFVNGILGFFQERRAEQSLQALKELSTPHVMALREGSWTKIPSKELVPGDIVKFTSGDRIGADVRIVEAKSLEIEESALTGESIPVVKHADKLKKPDVSLGDITNMAFMGTIVTRGSGVGVVVGTGMNTAMGKIADMLESAGTLSTPLQRRLEQLGKILIVVALLLTVLVVAVGVIQGHDLYSMFLAGVSLAVAAIPEGLPAIVTVALSLGVQRMIKQKSIVRKLPAVETLGCASIICSDKTGTMTQNKMTVTHVWSGGKTWRVTGAGYEPKGSFTLNEKEISVNEHAPLQQMLLFGALCNNSNIEKRDGEYVLDGDPTEGALLTAARKGGFSKEVVESRYRVIEEFPFDSARKMMTVIVEDQDRKRYIITKGAPDVLMQRSSRIYYDGSAALFSNERKAETEAVLRHLASQALRTIAVAYRPIKAGETPSMEQAEKDLTMLGLSGIIDPPRPEVRQAIKECREAGIKTVMITGDHVETAKAIAKDLRLLPKSGKIMDGKMLNELSQEELSNVVEDVYVFARVSPEHKLKIVKAYQENGHIVAMTGDGVNDAPAIKQADIGVAMGITGTDVAKEASSLVLVDDNFATIKSAINEGRNIYENIRKFIRYLLASNVGEILVMLFAMLLALPLPLVPIQILWVNLVTDGLPAMALGMDQPEGDVMKRKPRHPKEGVFARKLGWKVVSRGFLIGAATILAFIIVYHRNPENLAYAQTIAFATLVLAQLIHVFDCRSETSVFSRNPFQNLYLIGAVLSSILLMLVVIYYPPLQPIFHTVSITPGDWMLVIGMSAIPTFLLAGSLLTRKK, translated from the coding sequence ATGAAGTTTCACGAAATGGGACAAACAGATTTACTAGAGGCAACCAATACGTCCATGAAACAAGGATTAACAGAAAAAGAGGTGAAAAAACGCCTCGACAAGCATGGGCCAAACGAGCTGCAAGAAGGGAAAAAAACATCAGCGCTTCTCTTGTTTTTTGCGCAGTTCAAAGATTTTATGGTGCTTGTGCTTTTGGCGGCAACGTTAATCTCGGGATTTCTTGGTGAATACGTGGACGCGGTTGCGATTATTGCGATTGTGTTTGTGAATGGCATACTCGGTTTCTTTCAAGAAAGGCGTGCTGAGCAATCTCTTCAGGCTTTAAAAGAGCTTTCAACACCGCATGTTATGGCGCTCAGGGAAGGAAGCTGGACAAAGATTCCTTCTAAAGAACTTGTGCCGGGTGATATTGTGAAATTTACGAGCGGGGACAGGATTGGCGCGGACGTTCGAATTGTCGAAGCGAAAAGCCTTGAAATAGAAGAATCAGCGCTGACCGGGGAATCCATCCCGGTTGTGAAGCATGCAGATAAATTGAAAAAACCGGATGTTTCCCTCGGTGATATTACGAATATGGCATTTATGGGAACCATTGTGACGCGCGGCAGCGGTGTCGGAGTCGTCGTCGGCACAGGCATGAATACGGCAATGGGGAAAATTGCCGACATGCTTGAATCAGCAGGGACACTGTCAACCCCGCTGCAAAGAAGACTAGAGCAGCTCGGGAAGATTTTAATTGTTGTTGCATTGCTTTTGACCGTACTTGTCGTTGCTGTCGGTGTCATTCAGGGGCATGATCTGTACAGCATGTTTTTAGCCGGTGTATCGTTAGCGGTAGCCGCAATTCCAGAGGGGCTCCCGGCGATTGTGACAGTGGCGCTGTCGCTAGGCGTGCAGCGGATGATTAAGCAAAAATCAATCGTAAGAAAACTCCCCGCGGTTGAAACGCTTGGGTGTGCGTCTATCATTTGTTCAGATAAAACAGGGACAATGACGCAAAACAAAATGACGGTGACACATGTCTGGTCCGGAGGAAAAACATGGAGAGTAACCGGGGCCGGCTACGAACCGAAAGGAAGCTTCACACTGAACGAAAAAGAGATCAGTGTGAATGAGCATGCGCCGCTTCAGCAGATGCTGCTGTTCGGAGCGCTTTGCAACAACTCTAATATTGAGAAAAGAGACGGCGAATATGTGCTTGATGGAGACCCAACAGAAGGAGCGCTGCTCACCGCGGCAAGAAAAGGCGGTTTTTCAAAAGAGGTTGTTGAATCTCGTTACCGGGTGATTGAAGAGTTTCCGTTTGATTCTGCCCGGAAAATGATGACGGTCATTGTAGAGGATCAGGACAGAAAACGATATATCATTACAAAAGGCGCACCGGATGTGCTGATGCAGCGCTCTTCCCGTATTTATTATGACGGCTCAGCGGCCCTTTTTTCAAATGAGAGAAAAGCAGAAACAGAGGCGGTATTAAGACATCTGGCATCACAGGCGCTCAGAACGATAGCGGTCGCCTACAGGCCGATAAAAGCAGGTGAAACACCTTCTATGGAGCAGGCGGAAAAAGATCTGACGATGCTTGGCCTTTCGGGCATCATCGATCCGCCGCGGCCGGAAGTCAGACAGGCGATTAAAGAATGCCGTGAAGCGGGAATTAAGACCGTCATGATTACAGGCGATCATGTGGAGACTGCTAAAGCGATAGCGAAAGACCTGCGCCTCCTTCCGAAAAGCGGCAAAATCATGGACGGCAAGATGCTGAATGAACTTTCTCAAGAAGAGCTTTCTAATGTGGTGGAGGATGTGTACGTATTTGCCCGCGTGTCTCCTGAGCATAAGCTGAAAATCGTGAAAGCCTATCAGGAAAACGGGCATATTGTGGCGATGACTGGAGACGGCGTCAATGACGCCCCGGCCATTAAACAAGCAGATATCGGAGTCGCTATGGGCATTACCGGGACAGATGTGGCCAAAGAAGCATCATCTCTTGTTCTGGTAGATGATAATTTCGCGACGATCAAATCTGCGATAAATGAGGGCAGAAACATCTATGAAAACATCAGAAAATTTATCAGATACCTGTTGGCTTCAAATGTCGGAGAAATTCTTGTCATGCTGTTTGCAATGCTGCTTGCCCTTCCTTTGCCGCTCGTGCCGATTCAGATTTTATGGGTCAACTTGGTGACAGACGGTTTGCCGGCAATGGCGCTTGGCATGGATCAGCCGGAAGGAGACGTGATGAAGCGGAAGCCCCGTCATCCGAAAGAAGGGGTGTTTGCCCGCAAACTAGGATGGAAGGTTGTCTCCAGAGGGTTTTTAATCGGAGCTGCCACTATTTTAGCGTTTATCATTGTGTATCACCGGAATCCGGAGAATTTGGCTTATGCCCAGACGATCGCGTTTGCCACATTGGTGCTGGCTCAGCTTATTCACGTTTTTGACTGCCGCAGCGAGACCTCTGTTTTTTCCAGAAATCCGTTTCAAAATCTGTACTTAATCGGCGCGGTATTGTCATCCATTTTGCTGATGCTTGTTGTCATTTACTATCCGCCGCTTCAGCCGATTTTCCATACGGTTTCCATCACGCCGGGAGATTGGATGCTTGTCATCGGCATGTCCGCCATCCCTACTTTTTTGCTGGCTGGGTCACTTTTGACAAGAAAAAAATAA
- a CDS encoding YicC/YloC family endoribonuclease, translating into MIRSMTGFGSASKTQDDLSVSVELKSVNYRFKEVNARLPRPLLYFEDKLKQTILQHIQRGRIELFVSVDSDMLVEKRLEIDWPLLDEFVAAARDMKKRYQLSAEPDVMDFFKLDHVVQIHEEQTQNDKLEALITAAAEEAVKGLCEMREKEGLLLAKDCLTHIDQLEELVKETELLAADVVSRYRERLYARIKEWTEDVLDESRLVTECAIFADRSDITEEITRLKSHFAQFRDILAEGGAVGRKLDFLVQELNREANTIGSKANDHQITKLVVEMKSSIEKIKEQVQNIE; encoded by the coding sequence ATGATACGAAGTATGACAGGCTTCGGCAGTGCAAGCAAAACACAAGATGATCTCTCTGTAAGCGTTGAACTTAAATCTGTGAATTACAGATTTAAAGAAGTGAACGCTCGTTTGCCAAGGCCTTTGCTATATTTTGAAGATAAGCTGAAACAAACCATTCTGCAGCATATCCAGCGCGGAAGAATTGAGCTTTTCGTATCCGTTGACAGCGATATGCTTGTAGAGAAAAGGCTTGAAATTGATTGGCCGCTTCTCGATGAGTTTGTCGCGGCTGCGAGAGATATGAAAAAGCGGTATCAATTGTCTGCAGAGCCTGATGTAATGGATTTCTTTAAGCTTGACCATGTCGTTCAAATCCATGAAGAACAGACGCAAAATGACAAGCTGGAGGCGTTAATCACCGCTGCTGCAGAGGAAGCGGTAAAAGGGCTCTGTGAAATGCGTGAAAAAGAGGGGCTGCTTTTAGCGAAAGACTGCCTGACGCATATTGATCAGCTTGAAGAGCTGGTGAAAGAAACTGAATTGCTGGCAGCAGACGTCGTATCTCGTTACCGGGAACGGCTGTACGCCAGAATCAAAGAATGGACTGAAGATGTATTAGACGAAAGCCGGCTTGTAACAGAATGCGCTATTTTTGCAGACCGCTCTGATATCACTGAGGAGATTACCAGGCTGAAGAGCCACTTCGCCCAGTTTCGTGATATATTAGCTGAAGGCGGGGCTGTGGGGCGCAAACTCGACTTTCTTGTTCAGGAGCTGAATCGGGAAGCAAATACAATTGGCTCAAAAGCAAATGATCATCAGATCACAAAGCTTGTCGTCGAAATGAAAAGTTCTATTGAAAAAATAAAAGAACAAGTGCAAAATATAGAATAG
- the remA gene encoding extracellular matrix/biofilm regulator RemA, which translates to MTIKLINIGFGNIISANRMISIVSPESAPIKRMIQDARDRGMLIDATYGRRTRAVVVMDSDHIILSAVQPETVAHRLSVKEEIMDEGQG; encoded by the coding sequence ATGACGATTAAACTGATTAATATCGGATTTGGCAATATTATCTCCGCTAATCGGATGATTTCGATTGTCAGCCCGGAGTCTGCGCCAATCAAACGGATGATTCAGGATGCAAGAGACCGCGGAATGCTAATTGACGCTACATACGGACGAAGAACCCGTGCAGTTGTCGTCATGGATAGTGATCACATTATCTTATCTGCCGTCCAGCCTGAGACAGTTGCACACAGACTTTCTGTTAAAGAAGAAATTATGGATGAAGGGCAGGGGTAA
- the gmk gene encoding guanylate kinase, which yields MKERGLLIVLSGPSGVGKGTVRQAIFSQEDTKFEYSISVTTRSPREGEVNGVDYFFKTREEFEQMIADNKLLEWAEYVGNYYGTPVDYVEQTLQDGKDVFLEIEVQGALQVRNAFPEGLFIFLAPPSLSELKNRIVTRGTETDALIENRMKAAKAEIEMMDAYDYVVENDNVETACDKIKAIVLAEHLKRERVAPRYKKMLEVE from the coding sequence ATGAAAGAAAGAGGGTTATTAATCGTTCTCTCAGGTCCCTCAGGAGTTGGTAAAGGAACGGTTCGGCAAGCGATCTTTTCGCAGGAAGACACAAAATTTGAATATTCGATTTCAGTAACCACAAGAAGTCCGCGAGAGGGCGAAGTGAACGGAGTCGATTATTTTTTCAAAACGAGAGAAGAATTCGAGCAAATGATTGCAGACAACAAGCTGCTTGAATGGGCAGAGTATGTCGGCAATTATTACGGCACGCCTGTCGATTATGTAGAACAGACGCTTCAAGATGGTAAAGACGTCTTTTTAGAAATCGAAGTTCAAGGCGCTCTTCAAGTGAGAAATGCTTTCCCGGAAGGCCTGTTTATTTTCCTTGCGCCTCCAAGCCTTTCTGAACTGAAGAACAGAATCGTGACACGAGGAACGGAAACAGACGCTCTGATTGAAAATCGAATGAAAGCCGCAAAAGCTGAGATCGAAATGATGGATGCTTATGATTATGTCGTGGAAAACGATAATGTCGAAACGGCTTGCGATAAAATCAAAGCAATCGTTCTCGCTGAACATTTGAAGCGCGAGCGCGTTGCGCCAAGATATAAGAAAATGCTGGAGGTTGAATAA
- the rpoZ gene encoding DNA-directed RNA polymerase subunit omega, protein MLDPSIDSLMNKLDSKYTLVTVSARRAREMQVKKDQMIEHTISYKYVGKALEEIDAGLLSFEKEDRE, encoded by the coding sequence ATGCTAGATCCGTCAATTGACTCTTTAATGAATAAATTAGATTCCAAATACACGCTCGTGACTGTTTCTGCGAGACGTGCCCGTGAAATGCAAGTCAAAAAAGACCAAATGATTGAACATACGATTTCATACAAATATGTAGGCAAAGCTTTAGAAGAAATTGATGCAGGCCTGCTTTCGTTTGAAAAGGAAGACCGCGAATAG
- the coaBC gene encoding bifunctional phosphopantothenoylcysteine decarboxylase/phosphopantothenate--cysteine ligase CoaBC translates to MLNNRNVLLCVSGGIAVYKACALTSKLVQAGANVKVIMTESACRFVSPLTFQALSRHEVYTDTFKEQNPSVISHIDAADWADLIIVAPATANVIGKLANGIADDMLTTTLLAATAPVWVAPAMNVHMYDNPAVKRNISVLYQDGYRFIEPSEGYLACGYVGKGRLEEPENIVKLAEKHFAEEKTAPLEGKRVVITAGPTREAIDPVRFFTNKSTGKMGYALAEAAVQLGAQVTLISGPVSLDQPKGLAQFIPVQSAADMREAVLSVYDSSDIVIKTAAVADFTPKTVFDHKMKKQDGGMTLELNRTVDILKELGEKKNEQILVGFAAETQDVEHYARKKLASKNLDMIVANDVKANGAGFGADTNIVTIFFKEGQKRELPIMSKLDVSFEILQEIAALSTQTGERS, encoded by the coding sequence TTGCTTAACAATCGAAATGTGTTACTTTGCGTGAGCGGAGGCATCGCTGTTTATAAAGCCTGTGCGTTAACGAGCAAGCTGGTTCAAGCAGGAGCCAATGTCAAAGTGATTATGACTGAATCAGCATGCCGATTCGTCTCACCGCTGACATTTCAGGCATTGAGCCGCCATGAAGTATATACAGATACATTTAAAGAACAAAATCCAAGCGTCATTTCTCATATTGATGCCGCAGACTGGGCCGACTTGATTATCGTGGCGCCGGCTACGGCCAATGTGATTGGAAAACTGGCAAACGGCATCGCTGATGATATGCTGACGACGACATTGCTGGCAGCGACGGCTCCCGTGTGGGTCGCACCGGCGATGAACGTTCACATGTATGACAATCCGGCGGTTAAACGAAATATTTCTGTTCTTTATCAGGATGGTTATCGATTTATTGAGCCGAGCGAGGGTTATTTAGCGTGCGGTTACGTTGGAAAAGGCAGATTGGAAGAGCCTGAAAATATCGTGAAGCTGGCCGAAAAACATTTTGCTGAAGAAAAAACCGCTCCTTTAGAAGGCAAGCGTGTGGTCATTACAGCTGGCCCGACACGGGAAGCAATTGACCCTGTCCGTTTTTTCACCAATAAATCAACGGGCAAGATGGGATACGCATTAGCGGAGGCTGCTGTCCAGCTCGGCGCGCAGGTAACCTTAATCTCCGGCCCCGTTTCGCTGGATCAGCCGAAAGGCCTTGCTCAGTTTATCCCAGTGCAATCGGCTGCGGATATGCGCGAAGCGGTGCTCTCTGTGTATGACTCTAGTGATATTGTCATCAAAACAGCTGCGGTAGCCGATTTTACGCCGAAAACAGTATTTGATCATAAAATGAAAAAACAAGACGGCGGTATGACACTTGAATTGAATAGAACAGTCGATATTTTGAAAGAATTGGGCGAGAAAAAGAACGAGCAGATTTTGGTGGGATTTGCCGCTGAAACACAGGACGTTGAACACTATGCACGCAAAAAGCTCGCCTCCAAAAATCTTGATATGATTGTGGCAAATGATGTGAAAGCAAATGGGGCCGGATTTGGTGCTGATACGAATATCGTGACAATCTTTTTCAAAGAAGGGCAAAAACGCGAACTTCCGATCATGTCTAAGCTTGATGTTTCTTTTGAAATCCTTCAGGAGATCGCAGCCCTCTCAACACAAACCGGAGAGCGCTCATGA
- the priA gene encoding primosomal protein N' → MNFAEVIVDVSTKNIDRPFDYKIPDHLKGMIKTGMRVIVPFGPRKIQGFVTAVKEASDLSGKSVKEVEDLLDLTPVLTEELMNLSSWLSDKTLSFKITALQAMLPAALKAKYEKELKIAHGADLPPQVDRLFSETKTLLYSDIPDHETLKLIQKHVQKGVIDVTYKVAQKTNKKMVRLIQANASKEELAKQAEGLSRQAAKQQAILHFFIAEPEGAKIPAADLCKKTDASSATIKTLIQKGLLKESYEEVYRDPYQDKMFKKTEPLPLTDEQSAAFEPIRQTLDNDEHKVFLLHGVTGSGKTEIYLQSIEKVLAKGKEAIVLVPEISLTPQMVNRFKGRFGSQVAVMHSGLSTGEKYDEWRKIHRKEVRLVVGARSAIFAPFENLGMIIIDEEHESSYKQEEMPRYHAKEVAIKRAEHHSCPVVLGSATPTLESYARAQKGVYELLSLKHRVNHRVMPEVSLVDMREELRNGNRSMFSVELMEKLEETIAKGEQAVLFLNKRGYSSFVMCRDCGYVPQCPHCDISMTYHRYGQRLKCHYCGHEEPVPHTCPECASEHIRFFGTGTQRVEEELTKVLPSARVIRMDVDTTSRKGAHEKLLSAFGEGKADILLGTQMIAKGLDFPNVTLVGVLSADTTLHIPDFRAAEKTFQLLTQVSGRAGRHEKPGHVIIQTYTPSHYSIQLTKTHDYETFYQHEMAHRREQSYPPYYYLALVTVSHEEVAKAAITAEKISHFLKANCGTGTKILGPSASPIARIKDRYRYQCVIKYKQETQLSALLKKILEHYKREIEQKHVMISIDMNPYMMM, encoded by the coding sequence ATGAATTTTGCCGAAGTCATCGTTGATGTCAGCACCAAAAATATAGACAGGCCATTTGATTACAAAATCCCGGACCATCTCAAAGGCATGATCAAAACGGGTATGCGAGTCATTGTTCCGTTTGGCCCCCGTAAAATTCAAGGGTTTGTGACAGCTGTGAAAGAAGCGTCTGATCTCTCGGGGAAATCTGTCAAGGAGGTAGAGGATTTATTAGATCTTACACCTGTTTTGACAGAGGAGCTTATGAATCTGTCGTCATGGCTGTCCGACAAAACGCTGTCTTTTAAAATAACGGCGCTTCAGGCGATGCTGCCTGCCGCATTAAAGGCGAAATATGAAAAAGAATTAAAAATCGCACACGGCGCAGATCTTCCGCCGCAAGTGGATCGGCTGTTTTCTGAAACGAAGACGCTGCTGTATTCAGATATACCCGATCACGAGACGCTGAAACTAATTCAAAAGCATGTTCAAAAGGGCGTCATTGATGTAACGTATAAAGTTGCACAAAAAACCAATAAAAAAATGGTCAGGCTTATTCAGGCAAATGCGAGTAAAGAAGAGCTTGCTAAGCAGGCTGAGGGATTATCCCGTCAAGCAGCCAAGCAGCAGGCGATTCTTCACTTTTTCATCGCTGAGCCGGAGGGTGCGAAAATCCCTGCGGCGGATTTATGCAAAAAAACGGACGCGAGCTCTGCGACCATTAAAACCCTTATTCAAAAGGGGCTTTTGAAGGAAAGCTATGAAGAGGTTTACAGAGATCCCTATCAGGACAAAATGTTCAAAAAAACAGAGCCGCTCCCGCTGACAGACGAACAGAGCGCTGCCTTTGAGCCTATACGCCAGACGTTAGATAATGATGAACATAAAGTGTTCCTTCTTCACGGCGTAACAGGAAGCGGAAAAACAGAAATTTATCTGCAATCGATTGAAAAAGTACTGGCGAAAGGAAAAGAAGCCATCGTCCTCGTACCAGAAATATCGCTGACGCCGCAGATGGTCAATCGCTTCAAGGGCCGTTTCGGCTCTCAGGTGGCAGTCATGCACAGCGGTTTATCCACAGGAGAAAAATATGACGAGTGGCGTAAAATCCACCGAAAGGAAGTGCGCCTTGTCGTCGGCGCCAGGTCGGCTATTTTTGCTCCGTTTGAAAATCTCGGAATGATTATCATCGATGAAGAGCATGAATCCTCGTATAAACAAGAAGAAATGCCGCGGTATCATGCGAAAGAGGTGGCCATCAAACGGGCTGAGCACCACAGCTGTCCGGTTGTGCTGGGCAGTGCTACGCCGACATTAGAATCATATGCAAGAGCGCAAAAGGGCGTATACGAGCTTCTTTCACTGAAGCACCGTGTTAACCATCGGGTGATGCCCGAGGTTTCGCTTGTCGATATGAGAGAGGAGCTTAGAAACGGCAATCGCTCGATGTTTTCAGTTGAATTGATGGAAAAGCTTGAAGAAACGATTGCTAAGGGCGAGCAGGCGGTGCTGTTTTTAAATAAGAGGGGCTATTCTTCCTTTGTGATGTGCAGGGATTGCGGCTATGTCCCGCAATGCCCGCACTGCGACATTTCCATGACGTATCATCGTTACGGCCAAAGGCTGAAATGCCATTATTGCGGACATGAAGAGCCTGTTCCGCACACTTGTCCTGAATGCGCAAGCGAGCATATCCGCTTTTTCGGAACGGGAACACAGCGAGTGGAGGAAGAGCTGACAAAAGTGCTGCCAAGTGCGAGAGTGATTCGGATGGATGTTGATACGACCTCAAGGAAAGGCGCCCATGAAAAATTGTTATCAGCTTTCGGAGAAGGAAAAGCGGATATTCTTCTCGGAACGCAAATGATTGCCAAAGGGCTTGATTTTCCGAATGTGACGCTTGTCGGCGTGTTAAGTGCCGATACAACACTTCATATTCCTGATTTCAGAGCGGCCGAAAAAACATTTCAGCTGTTAACGCAAGTCAGCGGCCGGGCAGGCAGGCATGAAAAGCCCGGCCATGTCATCATTCAAACGTACACACCGTCTCATTACAGCATCCAGCTGACGAAGACGCATGATTATGAAACGTTCTATCAGCATGAAATGGCCCACAGGAGAGAGCAATCCTATCCGCCCTATTATTATTTGGCTCTTGTGACCGTTTCTCATGAGGAAGTGGCGAAAGCAGCTATTACGGCGGAAAAAATCTCTCACTTTTTAAAAGCAAACTGTGGAACTGGCACGAAAATTCTCGGGCCAAGCGCGTCGCCGATAGCCAGGATCAAAGATAGATATCGCTATCAATGCGTGATAAAATACAAACAGGAAACCCAGTTATCCGCTTTGTTGAAGAAGATACTGGAACATTATAAACGCGAAATTGAACAAAAGCATGTAATGATTTCAATTGATATGAATCCTTATATGATGATGTAA
- the def gene encoding peptide deformylase, translating to MAVKKIVTHPAEVLETPAETVTVFDKKLKKLLDDMYDTMLEMDGVGLAAPQIGILKRAAVVDIGEDSGRIDLVNPEILEKSGEQTGIEGCLSFPGVYGDVTRADYVKVRAFNRQGKPFILEARGFLARAVQHEMDHLDGVLFTTKISKYYTEDELADMEG from the coding sequence TTGGCAGTAAAAAAGATTGTCACACATCCTGCGGAGGTGTTGGAAACACCGGCGGAAACCGTGACTGTTTTTGATAAAAAACTAAAGAAACTGCTTGATGATATGTACGACACTATGCTTGAAATGGATGGTGTCGGACTGGCAGCGCCGCAGATCGGCATTTTAAAAAGAGCGGCTGTCGTGGATATCGGAGAAGACAGCGGCAGAATTGATCTTGTTAATCCCGAGATTTTAGAAAAAAGCGGTGAGCAAACCGGAATCGAAGGGTGCTTGAGCTTTCCCGGCGTCTATGGTGATGTCACACGTGCCGATTATGTCAAAGTGCGTGCGTTTAACCGTCAGGGAAAACCGTTCATTCTGGAAGCGCGAGGCTTTTTAGCGAGAGCCGTGCAGCACGAAATGGACCATTTAGACGGTGTGCTGTTTACAACGAAAATAAGTAAATACTATACAGAAGATGAACTAGCGGATATGGAAGGATGA
- the fmt gene encoding methionyl-tRNA formyltransferase codes for MTRIVFMGTPDFSVPVLRTLIEDGYEVVGVVTQPDRPKGRKKVMTPPPVKEEALRHGIPVLQPEKVRLTEEIEKVLALKPDLIVTAAFGQILPKELLDSPKYGCINVHASLLPELRGGAPIHYSILQGKKKTGVTIMYMVEKLDAGDMISKVEVDIEETDNVGTLHDKLSAAGAKLLSETVPNVIAGSISPEKQDEEKATYAPNIKREQELLDWSRTGEELYNQVRGLNPWPVAYTTLHGQNLKVWASKKTPAPTKAEPGTVVAVEKEGIIVATGNETALLLTELQPAGKKRMKGEDFIRGAHVEAGDKLGANNEKE; via the coding sequence ATGACGAGAATCGTATTTATGGGAACGCCGGATTTTTCAGTTCCTGTTTTAAGAACCCTGATAGAGGACGGATATGAAGTAGTGGGGGTCGTCACACAGCCGGACCGTCCGAAGGGCAGAAAAAAAGTCATGACACCTCCTCCGGTAAAGGAAGAGGCATTGCGTCACGGCATCCCGGTTCTTCAGCCGGAAAAAGTCAGATTGACAGAAGAAATTGAGAAAGTGCTGGCATTAAAGCCTGACCTGATTGTAACGGCGGCATTTGGACAAATTTTGCCTAAGGAGCTTCTCGACAGCCCGAAATACGGCTGCATTAACGTTCACGCATCTCTTTTGCCGGAACTGCGCGGCGGTGCTCCGATCCATTATTCCATTCTGCAGGGAAAGAAGAAAACCGGGGTTACCATTATGTATATGGTAGAAAAATTAGATGCGGGCGATATGATCTCAAAAGTGGAAGTGGACATTGAAGAAACAGACAATGTTGGAACGCTGCACGATAAATTAAGCGCGGCAGGCGCGAAGCTATTGTCTGAAACGGTTCCAAACGTCATTGCCGGCAGCATATCACCTGAAAAGCAGGATGAAGAGAAAGCGACATATGCGCCTAACATCAAAAGAGAGCAAGAGCTGCTCGATTGGTCTAGAACGGGCGAAGAGCTTTACAACCAGGTCCGCGGCTTAAATCCTTGGCCTGTTGCCTATACGACTCTTCATGGACAAAACTTGAAAGTGTGGGCATCGAAAAAAACACCCGCACCAACCAAAGCTGAGCCAGGCACAGTCGTTGCGGTTGAAAAGGAAGGGATTATCGTTGCCACAGGTAACGAGACGGCACTGTTATTAACCGAACTTCAGCCGGCAGGCAAAAAACGCATGAAAGGCGAGGACTTTATTCGCGGCGCTCATGTTGAAGCAGGAGATAAGTTAGGAGCAAACAATGAAAAAGAATAG